A window of the Danio aesculapii chromosome 10, fDanAes4.1, whole genome shotgun sequence genome harbors these coding sequences:
- the LOC130236146 gene encoding uncharacterized protein LOC130236146 isoform X1 — translation MERRRHEETAEGSRSHQSTLTGTLALKNFTIPRKKRTSGEVLLECCSEESRDYSLIQTKLKDFKLDTRKDQANAWDWKDVCLVHNEELLKKFSEKRAEMRAKGRHGREMEERFCFLAATDQLTTQIYQHGLPVGSTTQHALGKPSYGVYLFKHVDVALKSACTSAKKLFIFKVLYGKVKKIAPCLDWNKTQDPTVAFDCHMCKDAASHRDTLHQQILGSAVFLFDFNEKQELTERPRQCLPYAVVSFVPVSSAIQTLHTNLPTLPIGQVNDRYKACTVAERRGKGNTATITFKRFGTPHLYETDYTPQNPRVESLFQKADMQNTQSLNLNQHWTPASEDSELSSCSVPVVDHTALSENWLGNKSFLSTHKQNAERKENKCDTISQTPVDKISTVVYSSRLVRDPRLSRQDANQQTNCSKPEEAYTDSGCDDRNYKPVHQNQENNYGFAGNQCKDPSSMDQENAERDRPLKFLMNDQSTHAPILPSMRLFKLKFQKYAAYFKMNEEERHQYIWSRENMSPEQKQELADRIDFYDIYYQKYKKGLLFPKPNKAKTSSLSQTEPKESIKQTKDNEFKLNLQCVDTEILSENNYLLIKDNCSSTHIHETKHPDHPQVLLKEMGNDCLLKMQDYVPSDKLSEKTSLLGLSNLNITDENTNKQFKHIKQPSPLTCSCNEAKLNHIEHELCRSVVLQENESNPGVNLVEIPNTENANNITIMDIASFMEVSSCGTSDCNLSSVMAEKEKQNVKICNSVKDTDSFKCEKCCEISPEFDMETVQQELYRRLQLDQLLPSKNQKHVFSSKAFLMSRPTDTISKPKNDNEDHCEAATSLNMKSCEDNHFTITLKSNKTSTDIKEMLSLSERFSKIKVLQSKIGKRRNKMMTGTQMCNNEGHKEDVICNAELIQLLALKYSKSKILKCKKLSKSDRKKISFEKQHTSLSIGHSFKRRKYAKKTHFWRAKKNRSRKLLCPHAAVNSHTSETVLTDNKDPEPGSNLRITSEDDGSIPQGHCSPVMSVISKDLPPSMEFNTIPQTKEKPIVLTEPSSEDLSKSDSDFTEKATKDFTSREILLMVDEGEQMKATESSSNQNKASSATCTTNDYSTVCKEGNMLLKETSETRLNPLNKEHFTIDMSVENNLDASENLATRDCGASETEVQTSMTPEDKVMDTIGDTSNTGPIQCTVQNISMEGILNVQCIEGGKHTPADIPNENKSCLDIINTSNGNSVSSTETEVHKDITLNSKPCSPEDLKCASSNIVDLTVDDSALSGQCEISEQTKSSVIKSPRTLLIKDNSESPRPDKNDDANSPETQLISKLRDYLTKFESTVKKQESASEDLKERPVVWITLDSTAHKQQLFEKGQYCMVNLPCLVPNETDAVMSGNSSNSTETSVQNRKASRSENAQIGSDVCLLVPIESKRGRRFSQYKRTSRQRSRRSSVISVSPDSTSALDIVKDCSSFPVAKENDQKTGSPEISINNTLSDHIQMQRKSTTSQQNLLVNPNSLCEQKSKENQSVNMTKNIDDGNVSSTFAENKYSINDISDTLKMADQTVLLTELESLQSKCKNMLQHFISSFERDQKIPFNQSFVSRHLILEQYLDHPPAQVDLKYEAINSYLELQMMMEAWQFVDNKINFLRGKPTFRSLLWYDPSLYGELYKGEVGFQQQSSLFASFQKILAQDGDGKLQEYYHAVSSLHQQLHAAPDASYYMYLKSKRELLEAEAALRNPRDIKSFFLSVPVAATINFGDSLENLEKVHKVIMTFVETPSDQLPGTFDVGKAEHLSIACRYLQEKELFIRSCKEMISKISWFGIEHLLYDASKVLVWHDMNHGAPSEALETYKNSNPQIIFGVTESGVTLVNKVEQPPPPTDGQTQQKNEAARKRKCLQLWMSSEPSVSQSIKSSKELAYKMAKRRVTHPPVTHCDVNDKGPLFQTTPATHLEKLSPYYPLPLRMDPQWGMVGSAAVDWKTPNIVTPSPSTSHAHSEIHSHLLSKRRRAVSHSSDRRSLADVQIPQWPSISDPQASLRGDSCATRSAFESVKYQQNSTAAHCSMLSQQQVNQISLAMTQPYSLPNCNVNQNLVSSPLSVQALTHVPVPNTITTIQYPYFLLNGQTYTTGSTGAIHPDTRYYPSAI, via the exons ATGGAGAGAAGACGGCATGAGGAAACAGCAGAGGGCTCCAGATCACACCAGTCAACATTAACAGGAACCCTTGCACTAAAGAACTTCACCATACCCAGGAAGAAACGCACCTCCGGAGAAG TACTTTTGGAATGCTGTTCAGAGGAGAGCCGTGATTACAGTCTCattcaaacaaaactcaaagaCTTCAAGCTGGACACAAGAAAGGATCAAGCAAATGCATGGGATTGGAAAGATGTCTGTTTAGTGCACAATGAGGAGCTCCTTAAAAAGTTCTCTGAAAAAAG GGCAGAGATGCGTGCTAAAGGAAGACATGGGAGAGAAATGGAGGAAAGATTCTGCTTTTTAGCGGCAACAGATCAATTGACGACCCAGATTTATCAGCATGGTCTGCCGGTTGGCAGCACAACACAGCATGCCTTGGGAAAGCCATCTTATGGAGTATATCTGTTTAAGCATGTTGATGTGGCATTGAAATCAGCCTGCACAAGTGCTAAAAAGCTGTTCATTTTCAag GTTCTTTATGGAAAGGTGAAAAAAATTGCTCCATGTTTGGACTGGAACAAAACCCAGGATCCCACAGTGGCCTTCGACTGTCATATGTGTAAAGATGCAGCGTCCCATCGAGACACTCTTCACCAGCAAATACTGGGTTCTGCT GTTTTTCTGTTTGACTTTAATGAAAAGCAGGAGCTTACTGAAAGACCTAGGCAGTGTTTGCCATATGCTGTAGTTTCATTTGTTCCTGTCAGCAGTGCCATTCAGACTCTACATACAAACCTACCAACGCTACCTATTGGCCAAGTGAATG ACCGCTATAAGGCATGTACTGTGGCAGAAAGAAGAGGAAAAGGAAACACAGCCACCATTACATTCAAACGTTTTGGCACACCACACCTTTATGAGACTGATTATACACCTCAGAATCCAAGAGTAGAATCTCTATTTCAGAAGGCTGATATGCAAAACACTCAGTCACTCAACCTAAATCAGCACTGGACTCCTGCCAGCGAGGACTCAGAACTTTCTAGCTGCTCAGTACCAGTTGTGGACCACACTGCTCTCTCCGAAAACTGGCTGGGGAATAAATCCTTCTTGAGTACTCACAAACAAAATGCTGaaagaaaggaaaataaatgtgaCACGATATCTCAAACTCCAGTGGACAAGATTTCAACTGTGGTGTATTCTTCACGCTTGGTTAGAGATCCTCGTCTATCTAGACAAGACGCAAACCAACAGACCAACTGCTCAAAGCCAGAGGAAGCATACACAGACTCAGGATGTGATGATAGGAATTACAAACCAGTCCATCAAAACCAAGAGAATAATTATGGATTTGCTGGAAATCAGTGTAAAGATCCGTCTAGTATGGACCAGGAGAATGCTGAAAGAGACCGTCCTCTAAAATTCTTAATGAATGATCAAAGTACACATGCCCCAATATTGCCTTCAATGAGGTTATTCAAATTAAAATTCCAGAAATATGCTGCCTATTTCAAAATGAATGAAGAGGAAAGACATCAATACATCTGGTCACGTGAAAACATGTCGCCAGAACAAAAGCAAGAGTTGGCCGACCGGATAGATTTCTATGACATTTATTATCAAAAGTATAAAAAAGGATTACTCTTTCCAAAACCGAACAAGGCAAAGACCTCCAGTCTCTCTCAAACGGAGCCTAAAGAAAGTATTAAACAGACAAAAGACAATGAATTCAAACTGAATCTACAATGCGTTGATACCGAAATTCTGTCAGAGAACAATTATTTGTTAATCAAGGATAATTGTAGCTCAACACACATTCATGAAACCAAACACCCAGATCATCCACAAGTGTTGTTGAAAGAAATGGGAAATGATTGCCTGCTAAAGATGCAGGACTATGTGCCTTCAGATAAACTTTCAGAGAAAACCTCATTACTGGGATTGTCGAATCTCAACATCACAGATGAAAACACGAATAAACAGTTTAAGCATATTAAGCAACCAAGTCCTTTAACATGTTCCTGCAATGAAGCTAAGCTCAATCACATTGAACATGAGCTCTGCAGAAGTGTGGTTTTACAGGAGAATGAATCAAATCCAGGTGTTAACTTGGTTGAAATACCCAACACTGAGAATGCAAACAACATCACCATCATGGATATTGCAAGCTTTATGGAAGTCTCAAGCTGTGGGACATCAGACTGTAATCTCAGTTCTGTCATGGCAGAAAAGGAAAAGCAGAATGTGAAAATCTGCAACAGTGTTAAAGATACAGATTCGTTTAAATGTGAGAAATGCTGTGAAATATCTCCAGAGTTTGACATGGAAACAGTACAGCAGGAATTGTACAGAAGGCTTCAACTTGATCAACTGTTGCCAAGCAAAAATCAAAAGCATGTTTTCTCCTCGAAGGCTTTCCTTATGAGCAGACCCACAGACACAATTTCCAAGCCAAAAAACGATAATGAAGACCACTGCGAAGCTGCAACAAGCCTAAACATGAAAAGCTGTGAAGATAATCATTTTACAATTACTCTAAAATCCAATAAAACATCTACTGATATTAAAGAAATGCTTTCTCTCTCTGAGCGATTTTCAAAAATCAAAGTCCTTCAAAGTAAAATAGGTAAAAGAAGGAACAAAATGATGACAGGGACACAAATGTGCAACAACGAAGGTCACAAAGAAGATGTGATCTGTAATGCAGAACTAATACAACTACTAGCACTGAAGTACAGCAAATCTAAAATATTGAAATGCAAGAAATTAAGCAAATCAGACAGAAAGAAGATATCTTTTGAAAAACAGCACACATCCTTATCAATAGGTCACTCCTTCAAGAGAAGGAAATACgccaagaaaacacatttttggcGAGCAAAGAAAAATCGTAGCAGAAAACTATTGTGTCCCCATGCAGCAGTCAATTCACATACATCTGAAACAGTCCTCACAGACAACAAAGATCCAGAACCAGGCTCTAATTTAAGAATAACATCTGAAGACGATGGAAGCATACCCCAAGGTCACTGTAGTCCAGTCATGTCGGTTATAAGCAAAGATCTCCCACCATCAATGGAATTCAACACTATTCCTCAGACCAAAGAGAAACCAATAGTTCTAACAGAACCATCTTCAGAAGATCTAAGTAAAAGTGATTCAGATTTCACTGAGAAGGCAACAAAAGATTTCACTTCACGCGAAATTCTACTAATGGTGGATGAAGGAGAACAAATGAAGGCGACTGAAAGCAGCtcaaatcaaaacaaagcatCTTCAGCCACATGCACTACTAATGATTACAGCACAGTGTGCAAGGAGGGGAACATGCTCCTGAAAGAGACATCAGAGACTAGATTGAATCCCTTAAACAAGGAACATTTTACAATTGATATGTCAGTAGAAAACAATTTAGATGCTTCTGAGAACTTAGCTACACGTGATTGTGGGGCATCAGAAACTGAAGTCCAGACAAGCATGACTCCAGAGGACAAAGTGATGGATACTATCGGTGATACATCAAATACAGGACCTATACAATGCACTGTGCAGAATATAAGCATGGAAGGTATTCTAAATGTACAGTGTATTGAAGGAGGAAAACACACTCCAGCAGATATCccaaatgaaaacaaatcatGTCTCGACATTATCAACACATCCAATGGCAATAGTGTTTCGAGTACTGAAACGGAGGTGCATAAAGACATAACACTGAATTCAAAGCCATGTAGTCCTGAGGATTTGAAATGTGCCTCAAGTAACATCGTAGATCTTACTGTTGATGATTCAGCATTAAGTGGTCAGTGTGAGATTTCAGAACAGACAAAAAGCAGTGTTATAAAATCACCAAGAACACTCTTAATCAAAGACAACTCTGAATCACCAAGGCCAGACAAAAACGATGATGCAAACTCACCAGAAACCCAGCTAATTTCTAAACTTCGAGATTATTTGACTAAATTTGAGTCTACTGTCAAGAAGCAAGAATCAGCGAGTGAAGATCTGAAAGAAAGACCAGTGGTGTGGATAACACTTGACAGCACTGCACATAAACAACAGTTGTTTGAAAAAGGCCAATATTGCATGGTAAATTTGCCCTGCCTGGTGCCTAACGAGACTGACGCTGTTATGAGCGGCAATAGCAGTAATAGCACTGAAACCTCTGTTCAAAACAGGAAGGCTTCTCGAAGTGAAAATGCTCAAATTGGAAGTGATGTTTGCTTATTGGTACCTATTGAATCTAAGAGAGGTAGACGATTTTCTCAGTACAAACGAACCAGCAGACAAAGATCAAGAAGGAGCTCTGTTATTAGTGTCAGTCCTGACAGTACCAGTGCTTTAGACATTGTCAAAGATTGTAGTTCTTTTCCAGTGGCCAAGGAAAATGACCAGAAGACTGGTTCCCCAGAAATCTCCATCAATAACACCCTCAGTGACCATATCCAGATGCAAAGAAAGTCAACAACAAGCCAACAAAACCTTTTAGTCAATCCGAATAGTTTATGTGAACAAAAGAGTAAAGAGAATCAATCTGTGAACATGACGAAAAACATTGATGATGGCAATGTGAGTAGTACCTTTGCTGAAAACAAATACAGCATCAATGACATTTCAGACACTCTTAAAATGGCTGACCAAACAGTCTTGTTAACCGAACTGGAATCTTTGCaatcaaaatgcaaaaatatgttgCAGCATTTCATCTCAAGTTTTGAACGAGATCAGAAAATACCATTCAACCAATCTTTCGTTTCAAGACATCTCATCTTGGAGCAATATTTGGATCATCCCCCTGCACAAGTCGATCTGAAATACGAAGCAATAAATTCTTACTTGGAGTTGCAGATGATGATGGAAGCTTGGCAGTTTGTGGACAACAAAATAAACTTTCTAAGAGGTAAACCTACATTTAGGAGTTTGCTTTGGTATGATCCTTCTCTTTACGGAGAACTCTACAAGGGGGAAGTCGGCTTTCAGCAGCAGTCATCATTGTTTGCTTCTTTTCAAAAGATCTTGGCACAAGATGGTGATGGTAAACTGCAGGAATACTATCATGCGGTGTCCTCTTTGCATCAACAGCTGCATGCGGCACCTGATGCTTCTTATTACATGTATCTGAAGAGCAAGCGTGAGCTCCTCGAGGCAGAGGCTGCACTCCGAAATCCACGTGATATTAAAAGCTTCTTTTTATCTGTGCCAGTTGCTGCAACGATCAACTTTGGAGACAGtttggaaaacctggaaaaggtCCACAAAGTTATAATGACTTTTGTGGAAACACCATCGGATCAGTTGCCAGGGACATTTGATGTGGGGAAAGCCGAGCATCTGTCCATCGCATGCAGATATCTCCAAGAAAAAGAGCTTTTCATAAGGTCCTGCAAAGAAATGATTAGCAAAATATCATGGTTTGGAATCGAACATCTTCTTTATGATGCCTCTAAGGTTCTTGTTTGGCACGACATGAATCATGGTGCACCAAGTGAGGCTCTTGAGACATATAAGAATTCAAACCCACAGATAATTTTTGGGGTGACCGAGTCAGGTGTTACTCTTGTAAACAAAGTGGAACAGCCTCCTCCACCCACAGATGGACAGACTCAACAAAAGAATGAAGCTGCTAGAAAACGCAAATGTTTACAGTTATGGATGTCCTCTGAACCCAGTGTGTCACAG AGCATAAAGTCTAGCAAGGAGCTTGCTTACAAAATGGCTAAAAGGAG GGTGACTCATCCACCTGTAACACATTGTGACGTGAATGATAAAGGCCCCCTTTTCCAAACAACTCCAGCCACCCATCTTGAGAAGCTGAGCCCTTACTACCCTCTCCCTCTCAGAATGGATCCACAGTGGGGAATGGTTGGAAGTGCCGCTGTAGACTGGAAGACACCTAACATAGTCACCCCTTCGCCTTCAACGTCTCATGCTCACTCTGAAATACACTCTCATCTTCTATCTAAAAGACGAAGAGCTGTTTCACACTCTTCAGACAGGAGATCTTTAGCAGATGTACAAATACCTCAATGGCCTTCGATCTCAGATCCCCAAGCAAGTTTACGAGGAGATTCTTGTGCTACACGTTCAGCATTTGAGAGCGTTAAATATCAACAAAATAGCACTGCAGCACATTGTTCTATGCTCTCACAACAGCAAGTAAACCAGATCAGTTTAGCCATGACACAACCTTATAGTTTGCCAAACTGTAATGTAAATCAAAATTTGGTATCTTCTCCTCTCTCAGTCCAGGCTTTGACTCATGTTCCTGTGCCCAACACGATTACAACAATTCAATATCCTTACTTCCTTCTGAATGGACAAACATACACCACAGGCTCCACTGGAGCCATTCACCCTGATACTAGATATTATCCTAGCGCCATTTAG